The genomic DNA ATTTACTCTCCCATCTTACCTAGCATTTTATTTACAATCTCTGTTACCGTGCCAACTATAGACATCATCTTAGCGTATTCCATTCTTTTTGGACCAACTATACCTAAAACACCAAGTGGTTTTTCTCCATCTTTATAAACAGCGCTTATCACACTAAAGTTTGCCAACTCCTTGCACTCAGTTTCTGCACCAATGAGCACATTTACACCATCTTTAAGAAAATCTTTCCCAACCGCTTGCGATAAAATTTTCTTTTCATCACCTATTTTTAACAAACATCGCATTGGCTCATAATCTCTAAACTCTGGAAGAGATAAAATATTTAAAGCACCATCAATATATAATTCCTCATCAAGATCAAAGATGTCCTTTCCTATGTTTTTTGCAAGCATTAAAACTTCTTTATGTTCCTGCTCGGCCTCTGCTATTTTATATGCAATATTCTTTTTTGCTTCGGCCATACTCATGCCGCACATTTTCTTATTAAGTAGTTTATTTACATATGCAATCTTTTCACGGTTAACAATCGAGTTAACAATGTGGTGCTTAACAATACCTGTGTCAGTTACCATTATAGCAAGCAATTGTGAATCTGAAATAGGTATTAACTCTATATGCTTTAAACAGTTAACTTCATTTTTTGGCGCAAGTACAAAACCATAATACTTAGAAAGCCCTGAAAGCACATGAGATGTTTGCATAAGCACATCTTGTAACTCTTTAACCTTGCCGTGGTACCCTTTTGTTATTCGTTCTTTTTCAGAAATTACAAGTTTTTGGAGCTCAAAGAGCGAGTCAACATACAATCGATAACCTTTATCTGTTGGAATACGCCCTGCGGAAGTATGCGGGTGGCTAAGATAACCTGCATTTTCAAGGTCAGCCATTATATTTCTTATTGTTGCAGGTGAGAGGTCAAAACCATGTTCTTCTATAAGTACTTTTGAACCGACAGGTTTTGCAGTTTTAATATACTGGTGAATTACGGCTTGCAAGACCTTTCTTTTTCTATCCTCTAAAGTTTTTGGAGCTATTTGACGCATAACTGATTTAGCACTCCCTTGTTTGAAGTGCCAATATTATAACACTGACCATTATTTTTGTCAAGTGGGTATTATTTCGACTCAGAAATTAAACGTTCTACGGTTTTGGAGAGCTTTTCCCAGCGGTCTTGTTTATAGAAGTTCTTTGCAAGGAAAAAATTAGGCGGGGCTTGATGAGGCTTCAGCGCTTCTTCTTTGGACATTATTTCATAAACATAAACATAGTTAAATGGGTTTGCAGAATATTGCGCCCAGTATTGTGGCACATCGTTTTTAATTGAAAATACTCCTTGTTGCAAGTTTTCAAAATCAGGGCAAAACATAGCCACTTCACGCACATATTTATTCCAAAACTTTGAGAACATTTCAAGTTCAGCTGGTTCAAAATTAGCCAAGTCAAAAGATGTAAGCCGCACCGACTCCGGCACACTTAATAAAATATAATTTATATTTATATTTTTATTTTTAAGTTTTGCGTAATAATCATCCTCATTTTTACTTTCGCTAAGCCAACTTATTAATGGGTAATTCCTTTGAAGGTCACTCATAATTACCCTGCGTTCTATATAAAATATTCTTTGCTCACCCATGATTGCGACAGTAGAATCTTTTGGAGTATGCTGGTTTATCCATTGCGCCATTGCGTAATATGGTGTTGGGTAACTTGGCCGCATTTTATTTAAATAATCGGCCTTCGTTTGATAGCCCAGAGATACCGCAAGACAGTTGTTTGAAAATTTTTGAATGTTCATAACAAGGAAAAGATTTTTAAACATCAACAACACAAGAAGTGTAAAAAGCAATACTTTGACATATTTATTTTTAGATATTAAAGCAACATAAGCTCCGCACAATAAACAAATAACAGGAACTGCCGTCATAAAATACCTAAAATACATATTTGTTGTTACACCCCAAACAAGCCAGTAAAATGCAATATATATAAAAATCTTGTATGTATGCTTGAAATTGCTTTTTAT from Endomicrobiales bacterium includes the following:
- the hrcA gene encoding heat-inducible transcriptional repressor HrcA, producing the protein MRQIAPKTLEDRKRKVLQAVIHQYIKTAKPVGSKVLIEEHGFDLSPATIRNIMADLENAGYLSHPHTSAGRIPTDKGYRLYVDSLFELQKLVISEKERITKGYHGKVKELQDVLMQTSHVLSGLSKYYGFVLAPKNEVNCLKHIELIPISDSQLLAIMVTDTGIVKHHIVNSIVNREKIAYVNKLLNKKMCGMSMAEAKKNIAYKIAEAEQEHKEVLMLAKNIGKDIFDLDEELYIDGALNILSLPEFRDYEPMRCLLKIGDEKKILSQAVGKDFLKDGVNVLIGAETECKELANFSVISAVYKDGEKPLGVLGIVGPKRMEYAKMMSIVGTVTEIVNKMLGKMGE